AACATTAAATTACAATGCTATTTTTAATGTGCCAGCAAAATACTTAGGCTCCGATATTACAGCGCTTATTAGCAAAATTGATAGTGAAGAGGCCAACAACATTACCATTCCGGTTACTGCAAATATTGGAGGTTCTTACACGAGTCCGACTGTAAAAACAGATTTAACAAGTGGAGTTACCAACCTAACAAAACAACTGGTTGAAATAGAAAAGCAAAAACTACTTAATAAAGGTAAAGACAAAGTTACAGACCTAATTGGAGGTATTATTAGCGGTAACAAAACAAAAACAGACTCGACTAAAACAGAACAAACTAATGCCGTTAAAGATGTTTTAGGAGGTATTCTTGGCAATAAAACAACTCAAACAGATTCTACTCAAACCACACCTACCAATAACACTACAAATGCAGTAAAAAATGTATTAGGTGGTTTATTAAAGAAAAAAACAAAGGATACGGTTAAATAATTTTGAGTAACCAAAATAAACTTTCAATAATTATTGAAAGTTCAGAAATATTATATATATTTGCTGTATGGAATACCAAGAAGCAAAAGATAAGTTTATTAGCACATGGGGAAGTTTAGGCACACTTTGGGGTATAAACAAAGCTATGGCGCAAATACAATCTTTGCTTTTTATTTCTACTAAACCCTTATCCATGGAAGAAATTATGGCAGAACTTAAAATCTCCCGTGGTAATACAAGCATGAATTTGCGTCAACTAATGGATTGGGGTATTGTTACAAAAGAGCTTATTCCTGGCGAACGTAAGGAGTATTTTTCTACTGAAAAAGACGTACAAGAACTTGCCAGACATATTGCAAAAGAACGTAGCCGTCGTGAAATAAAACCTGTTATTAAAGTTTTAAAAGACGTATCCTCGATAAAAGATGATGGCACAGAAAAAACAAGAGAACTTATTAAACAAACTAAAGCTTTGCATGATTTAGCTGAAACTGCTGATGCGATGATGAATAAAATTGTAAACCAAGAACAAACTTGGATCACTAAATCTTTATTGAAACTCATCAAATAAAAAAATTTCAATAATACTTTCAATAATTTCTGAAAGTTTAAAATGTTTAGAAAATGAATTATAATCTTCTTACATATAGCATTTACCTACCCATCATCTTTTTTATCATGATAAAAATTGGTTGGTTGTTTTACACA
The window above is part of the Algibacter sp. L3A6 genome. Proteins encoded here:
- a CDS encoding GbsR/MarR family transcriptional regulator — its product is MEYQEAKDKFISTWGSLGTLWGINKAMAQIQSLLFISTKPLSMEEIMAELKISRGNTSMNLRQLMDWGIVTKELIPGERKEYFSTEKDVQELARHIAKERSRREIKPVIKVLKDVSSIKDDGTEKTRELIKQTKALHDLAETADAMMNKIVNQEQTWITKSLLKLIK